The Amblyraja radiata isolate CabotCenter1 chromosome 1, sAmbRad1.1.pri, whole genome shotgun sequence genome contains a region encoding:
- the prdm8 gene encoding PR domain zinc finger protein 8 — MLTDEWFRQHSAKITHRTGSNTERLPTMEDPHAHRESDASRAVQQCLTDIFTSVYTTCDIPENSIFGPCVLSHTSLYDSIAFIALKAADKRTVPYIFRVDTSSANSSSEGSMWLRLVQPARDKEEQNLEAYVKNGQLFYRSLRRIDKDEELLVWYGKELLELLLLSNGRPQAKMNGSSAYTCLDCSQRFQCEYPFLAHLRFRCQKRMGCIASDENIKSGGDRDHIAIVVPSVKFSRSERQSAFSNVENNKPTTDFHNLARDMENPRDNTRNHRENEGVNENKRKYDEVEKNDNAAHSAKMADRSPPTPREKLPCPSQQFRGNFSLRENGRLMSSPDSTGAKQSAFNEVKRTSLKQTPKDHTADTANKNGTAANSSPSEKAMDIKSVLTETQVPSCLDNIAMGSAFRSVSQLCGTEERKSAFSQPTRSFSQLPPLLVSQKVIPGLECHPSVGESGRFYQANALAAKLQSADINGSCNIQGGLPKQSPFIYATAYWPKTTGPIQLQVPSALTLLPPSFTSFCLPAQNWCAKCNASFRMTSDLVYHMRSHHKKEYAMEPLVKRRREEKLKCPICNESFRERHHLSRHMTSHN; from the exons ATGCTTACCGATGAATGGTTTCGCCAGCATTCTGCCAAAATAACACACCGAACTGGTAGTAACACAG AACGACTGCCGACGATGGAAGATCCACATGCTCACAGGGAGAGCGATGCCAGCAGGGCGGTCCAGCAGTGTctcaccgacattttcaccagCGTGTATACAACCTGTGACATTCCGGAAAATTCCATCTTTGGGCCCTGCGTTCTGAGCCACACGTCCCTATATGACAGCATCGCTTTCATTGCTCTGAAGGCAGCCGACAAAAGGACAGTGCCCTATATCTTTAGG GTGGATACATCATCGGCAAACAGCTCCTCAGAGGGTTCAATGTGGCTCAGGCTGGTCCAACCGGCCAGGGATAAAGAAGAACAGAATCTTGAAGCATATGTGAAGAACGGTCAGTTGTTTTACCGGTCTCTGAGGCGGATTGACAAAGACGAAGAACTACTTGTGTGGTATGGAAAGGAACTGTTGGAGCTACTCCTCCTCAGCAACGGCAGACCACAGGCGAAAATGAATG GATCGTCTGCATACACATGCCTGGACTGCAGCCAGCGGTTTCAATGCGAATATCCCTTTCTAGCCCATTTGAGATTCCGCTGCCAGAAGCGAATGGGCTGCATTGCCTCGGACGAGAACATCAAAAGTGGTGGAGACCGTGACCACATCGCTATTGTGGTGCCGAGTGTGAAATTCAGCCGATCGGAGCGACAATCAGCCTTTTCCAATGTGGAAAACAACAAGCCCACCACAGATTTCCACAATCTCGCCAGGGACATGGAGAATCCAAGAGATAATACCAGGAACCATCGGGAAAATGAAGGCGtaaatgaaaataaaagaaaGTACGATGAAGTGGAAAAGAATGATAATGCAGCGCACAGTGCAAAAATGGCAGATAGATCGCCGCCCACTCCAAGAGAAAAGCTTCCCTGCCCTTCCCAGCAGTTCAGAGGGAATTTCAGTCTGAGAGAAAATGGAAGGTTGATGTCCAGCCCAGACTCTACAGGTGCCAAACAGAGTGCATTCAATGAAGTGAAGAGAACTTCACTTAAACAGACTCCAAAGGACCACACTGCCGATACAGCCAACAAGAACGGCACAGCGGCGAATAGCAGCCCTTCGGAGAAAGCGATGGACATTAAGTCTGTCCTGACTGAAACACAGGTCCCTTCTTGTCTGGACAATATTGCCATGGGGAGCGCGTTTAGGAGCGTCTCTCAGCTCTGTGGAACAGAGGAGAGGAAGAGCGCCTTCTCTCAGCCAACCAGATCGTTTAGTCAGTTGCCTCCACTCTTGGTATCTCAGAAGGTGATTCCTGGTTTAGAGTGTCATCCAAGCGTTGGCGAGTCTGGTAGGTTTTATCAGGCGAACGCCTTGGCTGCAAAGCTCCAAAGTGCAGACATTAACGGCAGTTGTAATATACAAGGAGGTCTCCCGAAACAAAGTCCTTTCATATATGCCACCGCCTACTGGCCAAAGACTACTGGGCCCATTCAGCTGCAAGTTCCATCTGCACTTACCCTGCTTCCACCTTCATTCACGTCCTTTTGTTTACCAGCTCAAAACTGGTGTGCTAAATGTAACGCCTCTTTCAGAATGACATCCGATTTAGTGTACCACATGAGATCTCATCACAAAAAAGAATATGCCATGGAACCTTTAGTGAAAAGACGAAGAGAGGAAAAGCTTAAATGTCCTATTTGCAACGAATCCTTCAGGGAACGCCATCATCTTTCCCGGCACATGACATCTCATAACTGA